The following proteins are encoded in a genomic region of Veillonellales bacterium:
- a CDS encoding type II toxin-antitoxin system RelE/ParE family toxin, which produces MMNLEQKPLFKRTYKKIYKNQRPQVNSAIKVIVADPLIGEEKKGDLAGVRVYKFDIQNQLYLLAYTVDETTITLLALGVYENFYRELKK; this is translated from the coding sequence ATGATGAATCTCGAACAGAAGCCGCTATTTAAGCGCACCTACAAAAAAATTTATAAAAATCAACGACCACAGGTTAATAGTGCTATTAAAGTGATTGTGGCGGATCCGCTAATAGGAGAAGAAAAAAAGGGCGACTTAGCTGGCGTACGTGTCTATAAATTTGATATCCAAAACCAACTATACCTATTGGCATATACGGTCGATGAAACCACAATCACGTTACTTGCATTAGGCGTTTATGAGAACTTTTATCGGGAGCTAAAAAAATAA
- a CDS encoding UvrD-helicase domain-containing protein, translated as MFIADFHIHSKYSRATSRDCVPEMLDVWARRKGIDLLGTGDFTHPAWREELKEKLVPSGDGVYTLKQEFRQQDAGAGDAFRPQFIVSGEISSIYKKNGKVRKVHNLILLPGLEQAERISHRLETIGNLHSDGRPILGLDSRDLLEIVLELCPEAIFIPAHIWTPHFSLFGAYSGFDTIEECFGDLTEHIYALETGLSSDPPMNWRLSALDRFALVSNSDAHSPSKLAREANLFDTDVSYPGILNALKNPAGKEFGGTLEFFPEEGKYHYDGHRKCKVCWKPAETEAAGGVCPVCGGRITVGVLHRVEDLADREEGFVPPAAKPFESLVPLNEVVASSMGFTVASKKVKQKYEDLLWNLGPELSILREVSLGDIEQASGPCIAEGVRRLRCGKVELHPGFDGEYGTIKVMDKSEIAMTSGQLCFIGQSCFKDKGTSDQDPLSAAKKEKRQMQAQKPAAPGGEDDCPSCKRESAGEPASPTLPYGLNPEQWEAVSSAEPVTAVIAGPGTGKTKTLVCRIAYLVEQCGVAPSRITAVTFTNKAAKEMRSRLEKHFGDKRIVRAMTIGTFHSICLQILSQTQGKENIIIIDEYSARSLSEEIIRDLKLKISPRNVLREISRLKNSASPPEEQQSMAIPAEVYAAYCSQLQRCGVMDYDDILLEVLRQLEGRNREEGADKNPGNAVSYLLVDEFQDINELQYRLIKEWGRKSEGIFIIGDPDQSIYGFRGSDLRYFIRFKAEFPAIREIRLTQNYRSTPEILAAAKTVITGTGEERRTWRLDANRESGTRVRLIETGDEFSEALFAAKEINRLIGGIDMLAAHTFTAGRKKPKDKPARGFADIALLYRTNRQADMLEQCLLKEGIPYKVAGRDEFLGENFVREAIAFFKFLLNPGDVVSLLTCLKGQDTDSKFNPTVLEEYMAGEKSVASLSGILEEALLSSQAEADQRRKFIGLLRKYEPIVTREKPAQLFDSWMIDNSLSGIRCMEFLLHTSVMHTDMASFLQNLVLGRESDVIRSGSKVYSPDAVSLMTLHGAKGLEFPVVFLCGVNDGRIPLKNSKHETDIDEERRLFYVGMTRAKDELILLTSAAVPSPFLAHMAREQLSRETPAQLQAPAYKQASLF; from the coding sequence ATGTTTATTGCCGATTTTCATATTCATTCGAAATATTCCCGGGCTACCAGCCGGGATTGTGTGCCGGAAATGCTGGACGTATGGGCGCGGCGCAAGGGGATTGACCTGCTGGGTACGGGGGATTTTACCCATCCGGCCTGGCGGGAGGAGCTGAAGGAGAAGCTGGTTCCTTCCGGGGACGGGGTTTATACGCTGAAACAGGAGTTTCGTCAGCAGGATGCGGGGGCGGGAGATGCTTTCCGGCCGCAGTTTATTGTTTCGGGGGAAATCAGCTCCATTTATAAGAAGAACGGCAAGGTAAGAAAGGTTCACAATCTGATTCTTTTGCCCGGGCTGGAGCAGGCGGAAAGGATATCCCACAGGCTGGAGACAATCGGCAATCTTCATTCCGACGGCCGGCCGATTTTGGGGCTGGACAGCCGGGATTTGCTGGAGATCGTGCTGGAATTGTGCCCGGAAGCTATTTTTATACCGGCTCACATTTGGACGCCCCATTTTTCCCTGTTTGGCGCCTATTCCGGCTTTGATACCATTGAAGAGTGCTTCGGGGATTTGACGGAACATATTTATGCGCTGGAAACAGGGCTTTCATCCGATCCGCCTATGAACTGGCGTCTGTCAGCGCTGGACCGGTTTGCCCTGGTGTCCAATTCTGATGCCCATTCTCCCTCCAAACTGGCCAGGGAGGCCAATCTTTTTGATACGGATGTTTCTTACCCCGGCATACTGAACGCGTTGAAAAATCCTGCCGGCAAGGAATTCGGCGGTACTCTTGAGTTTTTCCCGGAGGAAGGGAAGTACCATTATGACGGTCACCGGAAATGCAAGGTGTGCTGGAAGCCGGCGGAAACGGAAGCGGCGGGCGGCGTATGCCCGGTATGCGGCGGCCGGATTACGGTGGGCGTGCTCCACCGGGTGGAAGACCTTGCCGACCGGGAAGAGGGGTTCGTACCGCCGGCGGCAAAGCCGTTCGAGAGTCTCGTCCCCCTGAATGAAGTGGTCGCATCCTCTATGGGGTTTACTGTGGCCAGTAAAAAGGTGAAGCAGAAGTACGAGGATTTGCTGTGGAATCTGGGGCCGGAATTATCCATTCTCCGGGAGGTATCGCTCGGCGATATTGAGCAGGCGTCAGGTCCCTGTATCGCCGAAGGCGTCCGTCGGCTGCGCTGCGGCAAGGTGGAACTGCATCCCGGGTTCGACGGCGAATACGGTACGATTAAAGTGATGGATAAAAGTGAAATCGCTATGACTTCAGGCCAGCTGTGTTTTATCGGGCAGTCTTGTTTTAAGGATAAAGGGACTTCCGATCAGGACCCGTTGTCCGCCGCAAAAAAGGAAAAGCGGCAGATGCAGGCGCAGAAACCGGCGGCACCGGGCGGAGAGGATGATTGTCCTTCCTGTAAGCGGGAGTCTGCCGGGGAACCTGCTTCGCCAACGCTTCCTTATGGATTGAACCCGGAGCAGTGGGAAGCGGTTTCTTCCGCCGAACCAGTAACGGCGGTCATTGCCGGTCCGGGAACCGGAAAAACTAAAACGCTGGTCTGCCGGATCGCTTATTTGGTGGAACAGTGCGGTGTGGCTCCTTCCCGGATTACCGCCGTTACTTTTACCAACAAGGCTGCCAAAGAAATGCGCAGTCGTCTGGAGAAACATTTTGGCGATAAACGGATAGTTAGGGCTATGACCATCGGGACATTCCATTCAATCTGCCTGCAGATTTTGTCGCAAACGCAAGGCAAAGAGAACATAATCATTATTGATGAATACAGTGCTCGTTCCCTTAGCGAAGAAATTATCAGGGATTTGAAATTGAAAATTTCCCCCAGGAATGTCCTGCGGGAAATATCGCGGCTCAAAAATAGTGCGTCGCCGCCGGAAGAACAGCAAAGCATGGCTATTCCGGCGGAGGTGTACGCTGCCTATTGCTCGCAGCTGCAGCGCTGCGGTGTAATGGATTATGACGATATTCTTCTGGAAGTTCTTCGTCAGCTGGAGGGCAGAAATAGAGAAGAAGGCGCAGATAAAAACCCGGGAAATGCTGTTTCCTATTTGCTGGTGGATGAATTTCAGGATATTAATGAGCTTCAATATCGCTTGATCAAAGAATGGGGCAGGAAAAGCGAAGGTATTTTTATTATCGGCGATCCGGATCAGTCAATTTATGGTTTCCGGGGTTCTGATTTGCGTTATTTTATCAGATTTAAAGCGGAATTTCCCGCTATCCGGGAAATCCGGCTAACGCAGAATTACCGTTCGACGCCCGAAATACTTGCTGCCGCCAAAACGGTGATTACCGGGACCGGGGAAGAGCGACGTACCTGGCGCCTTGACGCGAACAGGGAAAGCGGCACCAGGGTACGGCTTATCGAGACCGGTGATGAATTTTCCGAGGCGTTGTTTGCTGCCAAGGAAATCAACCGGTTGATTGGCGGTATCGATATGCTGGCTGCACACACCTTTACCGCCGGCAGAAAAAAACCGAAAGATAAACCGGCAAGGGGCTTTGCCGATATTGCCCTGCTATACCGTACGAACCGGCAGGCGGATATGCTGGAGCAGTGTTTGTTAAAAGAGGGGATCCCTTATAAAGTGGCCGGACGGGACGAATTCCTGGGCGAAAACTTCGTCCGTGAGGCGATTGCGTTTTTTAAGTTTTTGCTCAACCCGGGGGATGTCGTATCTCTGCTGACCTGCCTGAAGGGGCAAGACACGGATTCGAAATTCAACCCAACAGTACTGGAGGAATACATGGCCGGCGAGAAAAGCGTAGCGTCTCTCAGCGGCATACTGGAAGAGGCGCTGCTCTCGTCACAAGCTGAAGCGGATCAACGCCGGAAGTTTATCGGACTGCTGCGGAAATATGAACCGATCGTCACCCGGGAAAAGCCGGCGCAGTTGTTCGATTCATGGATGATTGATAACAGTTTGTCAGGCATAAGGTGCATGGAGTTTCTGCTGCATACGTCTGTTATGCATACCGACATGGCTTCTTTTTTGCAGAATCTGGTGCTGGGGCGCGAAAGTGACGTGATTCGCAGCGGCAGCAAGGTTTATTCGCCTGATGCGGTTTCGTTAATGACGCTGCACGGAGCCAAAGGCCTTGAGTTTCCGGTGGTATTCCTGTGCGGTGTAAACGACGGCAGGATTCCTTTAAAAAACAGCAAGCATGAAACGGATATCGACGAGGAAAGACGGCTGTTTTATGTGGGGATGACCAGGGCAAAGGATGAACTGATTCTGTTGACGTCCGCGGCTGTGCCGTCGCCTTTTTTGGCTCACATGGCGCGAGAGCAGTTGAGCCGGGAAACTCCGGCTCAACTGCAAGCGCCTGCTTACAAACAGGCGAGCCTT